A single genomic interval of Streptomyces sp. NBC_00663 harbors:
- a CDS encoding GlxA family transcriptional regulator — MSHVVFFLVPGVHLLDLAGPAQVFSTAADFGHPYTLTYVAERTQVPTAQGLPLVAGVDWPELGTEDLVIVPGWRAVTLADSPPIGAPVLRALRDHHARGGTVASVCAGAEALGQAGLLKGRHCTTHHDVQDELAERHPGATVVRDVLFTADDRVITSAGIASGIDLALHLVAGRHGPAVAAKVARDMVVYARRNGHESQSSAMFRHRSHLDDTVHRVQDLIDARFDRSLPLPALASAAGVSERTLTRLFTRATGLTPLRYQQTLRLERAQHLISHGATADAAARSVGFEDARMLRRLRARTPAG, encoded by the coding sequence GTGAGCCACGTCGTCTTCTTCCTGGTGCCCGGAGTCCACCTGCTGGACCTGGCAGGACCCGCGCAGGTCTTCTCCACGGCCGCCGACTTCGGGCACCCCTACACCCTCACCTACGTCGCCGAGCGGACCCAGGTCCCCACCGCGCAGGGCCTGCCGCTGGTGGCCGGGGTCGACTGGCCCGAGCTCGGGACCGAGGACCTCGTGATCGTCCCCGGCTGGCGCGCGGTCACCCTGGCCGACTCGCCGCCGATCGGCGCCCCCGTGCTGCGGGCCCTGCGCGACCACCACGCCCGCGGCGGCACGGTGGCCAGCGTCTGCGCCGGAGCCGAGGCGCTCGGTCAGGCAGGCCTGCTCAAGGGCCGCCACTGCACCACGCACCACGACGTCCAGGACGAACTCGCCGAGCGCCACCCGGGGGCGACGGTCGTCCGCGACGTCCTGTTCACCGCCGACGACCGGGTCATCACCTCGGCGGGCATCGCCAGCGGGATCGACCTGGCCCTGCACCTGGTCGCCGGCCGGCACGGACCGGCGGTCGCCGCCAAGGTCGCCCGGGACATGGTCGTCTACGCCCGCCGCAACGGCCACGAGTCCCAGTCCAGCGCGATGTTCCGGCACCGCTCACACCTCGACGACACCGTGCACCGCGTCCAGGACCTCATCGACGCCCGCTTCGACCGGTCGCTGCCCCTGCCCGCCCTCGCCTCCGCCGCGGGCGTCAGCGAACGCACCCTCACCCGCCTGTTCACCCGCGCCACCGGCCTGACCCCGCTGCGCTACCAGCAGACCCTCCGCCTCGAACGCGCCCAGCACCTCATCAGCCACGGCGCCACCGCCGACGCGGCGGCCCGCTCCGTCGGCTTCGAGGACGCCCGCATGCTGCGCCGGCTGCGGGCCCGGACTCCCGCGGGCTAG
- a CDS encoding sensor histidine kinase: MPDRTPDRTPHRAPDRPDEPSAVDTRWLGLVLHAAFFLLLGGALARFLLRHPGEPRTPWIIALCVVLVVLHLLGPKAGRPGPRHSAWLALVLVVWMVLVVLAPSFAWCAVPLFYTGLRTLPPRAALVLVTVLTVFVVAAQVQLGGRFDPNLVLAPPAVAALATAVFLQMERQTDRQRALIDDLIRTRRELAASERREGTLAERERLAMEIHDTLAQGLSSQRMLLQAADRVWDGEPDKARGHVRTAASVAEHNLAEARRFVHDLAPADLARGGGLDEALRALAARESGARWTVRVHVDADDERLARLPDRVQSALLRIAQGAVANVREHAGASGAALTLTLLDDEVVLDVSDDGHGFDPSALPDSPEGGRGHGLPAMRARLHALGGTLTVESRPGEGTVLSAAVPLGTPR, translated from the coding sequence ATGCCGGACCGTACGCCGGACCGCACGCCGCACCGCGCGCCGGACCGCCCGGACGAACCGAGCGCCGTGGACACCCGGTGGCTCGGCCTCGTGCTGCACGCGGCGTTCTTCCTGCTGCTCGGCGGCGCGCTCGCCCGGTTCCTGCTGCGGCATCCCGGCGAGCCGCGCACCCCGTGGATCATCGCGCTGTGCGTCGTGCTCGTCGTCCTGCATCTGCTGGGGCCGAAGGCAGGCCGCCCGGGTCCACGGCACTCGGCCTGGCTGGCGCTGGTCCTCGTGGTGTGGATGGTGCTGGTGGTGCTCGCGCCCAGCTTCGCCTGGTGCGCGGTGCCCCTCTTCTACACCGGGCTGCGCACCCTGCCGCCCCGCGCGGCGCTCGTCCTCGTGACGGTGCTGACGGTGTTCGTGGTGGCCGCTCAGGTGCAGCTCGGCGGGCGCTTCGACCCGAACCTGGTGCTCGCGCCGCCCGCGGTCGCCGCGCTCGCCACCGCCGTCTTCCTCCAGATGGAACGGCAGACCGACCGTCAGCGCGCCCTCATCGACGACCTGATCCGCACCCGCCGTGAACTCGCCGCCTCGGAACGCCGCGAGGGCACCCTCGCCGAGCGGGAACGGCTCGCCATGGAGATCCACGACACGCTCGCCCAGGGCCTGTCCAGCCAGCGGATGCTGCTCCAGGCGGCGGACCGGGTGTGGGACGGCGAGCCGGACAAGGCCCGCGGCCATGTACGCACCGCCGCCTCCGTCGCCGAGCACAACCTCGCCGAGGCCCGCCGCTTCGTCCACGACCTCGCCCCCGCCGACCTCGCCCGCGGCGGCGGCCTCGACGAGGCGCTGCGCGCGCTGGCCGCCCGGGAGTCCGGCGCGCGGTGGACCGTACGCGTCCATGTGGACGCCGACGACGAACGGCTCGCCAGGCTGCCCGACCGCGTCCAGTCCGCCCTGCTACGGATCGCCCAGGGCGCTGTGGCCAACGTCCGCGAGCATGCGGGGGCGAGCGGTGCCGCGCTCACCCTCACCCTCCTCGACGACGAGGTCGTCCTGGACGTCTCCGACGACGGCCACGGCTTCGACCCCTCCGCGCTCCCCGACTCCCCCGAGGGCGGACGCGGACACGGGCTCCCCGCGATGCGCGCCCGGCTGCACGCGCTCGGCGGCACGCTGACCGTCGAGTCCCGCCCCGGCGAGGGCACCGTCCTCTCCGCCGCAGTCCCTCTGGGGACGCCCCGATGA
- a CDS encoding IlvD/Edd family dehydratase, producing MTLRSAQWYAGQDRNAYIHRAWMRRGVPDDAFSGRPQIAIANTASDLTPCNAHLNEVAASVRDGVYEAGGIPLDLPVVSLGETNVRPTAMLWRNMAAMATEEMLRANPIDGVVLLGGCDKTIPSLLMAAASVDLPAVVVPGGPMLNGTFRGTPLGCGTDVWRLSEEVRAGTLTQEQFTRSESAMIRSRGHCNTMGTASTMALVAEALGTVVPGVAGTPAPDSRLLQAAHGTGRLAVDMVAADRRPGTFLTRANFHNAIVALAAIGGSTNAVVHLLAIAGRLGIELSLDDFDRIGSRVPVLVDLQPAGRFLMEDFHRAGGLLAVLREVRDLLDPQALTVTGEPLVEYLDDAPIWDTEVIRSRAEPLVAEGGIAVLRGNLAPRGALVKPAAASPHLLRHRGRAVVFDSIEDFHARIDDPDLEVDADSVLVLRGCGPKGYPGMPEVSNMPLPKKLLEQGVRDMVRVCDGRMSGTAYGTVVLHVTPEAAAGGPLALVRTGDFVVLDVEARRIDVDVPDEELARRTPAKATVAGFASPRRGWERLYVDHVLQADTGADLDFLVGSSGSEVSRESH from the coding sequence GTGACGCTCCGCAGCGCCCAGTGGTACGCCGGACAGGACCGCAACGCCTACATCCACCGGGCGTGGATGCGCCGCGGTGTCCCGGACGACGCCTTCAGCGGGCGTCCGCAGATCGCCATCGCCAACACCGCCTCGGACCTGACCCCTTGCAACGCGCATCTGAACGAGGTCGCGGCCTCGGTCCGCGACGGTGTGTACGAGGCGGGCGGCATCCCGCTGGACCTGCCCGTGGTGTCGCTGGGCGAGACGAACGTACGGCCCACGGCCATGCTCTGGCGCAACATGGCGGCGATGGCCACCGAGGAGATGCTCCGCGCCAACCCCATTGACGGCGTCGTGCTGTTGGGCGGCTGCGACAAGACGATCCCGTCGCTGCTCATGGCCGCCGCGTCGGTGGATCTGCCCGCGGTCGTCGTGCCCGGCGGCCCGATGCTGAACGGGACCTTCCGCGGTACGCCGCTGGGCTGCGGCACCGATGTGTGGCGGCTGTCGGAGGAGGTACGGGCCGGCACGCTCACCCAGGAGCAGTTCACCCGCTCCGAGTCGGCGATGATCCGCAGCCGTGGACACTGCAACACCATGGGCACCGCCTCGACGATGGCACTGGTGGCAGAGGCTCTGGGCACGGTCGTACCGGGCGTCGCCGGGACGCCCGCGCCCGACAGCCGGCTGCTCCAAGCCGCGCACGGTACGGGCCGGTTGGCCGTGGACATGGTCGCCGCCGACCGACGGCCGGGCACCTTCCTGACCCGGGCCAACTTCCACAACGCGATCGTGGCGCTGGCCGCGATCGGCGGCTCCACCAACGCGGTCGTCCATCTGCTCGCCATCGCCGGGCGGTTGGGCATCGAGTTGAGCCTGGACGACTTCGACCGCATCGGCTCGCGGGTGCCGGTCCTCGTGGACCTCCAGCCGGCCGGGCGGTTCCTCATGGAGGACTTCCACCGTGCCGGGGGGCTGCTCGCGGTGCTGCGCGAGGTCCGCGACCTGCTCGATCCGCAGGCGCTGACCGTCACCGGCGAGCCCCTCGTGGAGTACCTCGACGACGCCCCCATCTGGGACACCGAGGTCATCCGCAGCCGCGCCGAACCCCTCGTCGCCGAGGGCGGCATCGCGGTGCTGCGCGGCAACCTCGCCCCGCGCGGGGCGCTCGTCAAGCCCGCGGCGGCCTCCCCGCATCTGCTGCGCCACCGCGGCCGGGCCGTGGTCTTCGACAGCATCGAGGACTTCCACGCCCGCATCGACGACCCGGACCTGGAGGTGGACGCCGACTCGGTCCTCGTCCTGCGCGGCTGCGGACCCAAGGGGTATCCGGGCATGCCCGAGGTGTCGAACATGCCGCTGCCGAAGAAGCTGCTGGAGCAGGGCGTCCGGGACATGGTGCGGGTCTGCGACGGCCGGATGAGCGGTACGGCGTACGGGACGGTCGTGCTGCACGTGACACCGGAGGCGGCGGCGGGCGGACCGCTGGCCCTCGTGCGGACCGGGGACTTCGTCGTCCTCGACGTCGAGGCCCGCCGGATCGATGTCGACGTACCGGACGAGGAACTCGCCCGCAGGACCCCCGCCAAGGCCACCGTCGCCGGTTTCGCCAGCCCCCGGCGCGGCTGGGAGCGCCTCTACGTCGACCATGTCCTCCAGGCGGACACCGGGGCGGACCTGGACTTCCTGGTGGGGTCGAGCGGCTCCGAGGTGAGCCGGGAGTCGCACTAG
- a CDS encoding Imm32 family immunity protein, whose product MSPRVLHDPASGEVDLTAPAAELRRLARAVAEGEGLLWTAAGPDGDALAGVEISDAPGPGVRVSLDPVRRVLLIGGDSDARALLAANLHDMADAEDGGHLHVDHFPDHPYLAEGSLPLVVNSPHGGMPRG is encoded by the coding sequence ATGTCACCGAGGGTTCTTCACGACCCGGCGTCCGGCGAGGTGGACCTCACCGCCCCGGCCGCCGAGCTGCGCCGGCTGGCGCGTGCCGTGGCCGAGGGCGAGGGCCTGCTGTGGACCGCGGCCGGGCCGGACGGCGATGCGCTGGCGGGCGTCGAGATCAGCGACGCGCCGGGGCCTGGGGTCCGCGTCTCGCTCGACCCCGTCCGGCGTGTCCTGCTCATCGGCGGCGACAGCGACGCCCGGGCCCTGCTCGCGGCCAATCTGCACGACATGGCCGACGCGGAGGACGGCGGTCATCTCCACGTCGACCACTTCCCCGACCACCCCTATCTGGCCGAGGGATCCCTCCCGCTGGTGGTCAACAGCCCGCACGGGGGCATGCCGAGGGGCTGA
- a CDS encoding MFS transporter has product MSQFRVEVRTFRRKPTGRLPPGLVALALGGFGIGLTEFLIAGLLPQVASDFAVSEAAAGRLISGYALSVAVGAIVLTAATARLPRKWVLLGLVALFVIGNLLCAVAPDYPVMMLGRIVAALCHGSFFGIGSLVARGLVAPERKSRAVAVMFAGLTLANVLGVPFGALVGERWGWRSAFWAVTAVGVLALAGIAALVPTAARGDGAEPAPTAARGDGAEPAPTAAGEGRAEPVLRAVGGDGVEPVPTAVGEGRAEPVLRAAGGDGVEPVLRAAGGDGVEPVLRAAGGDGVEPVLRAAGGDGVEPVLRAAGGDGVEPVPTAAGEGRAEPVPPIGLRDQLRAFRSWQVWLTLTATALGYGGMFGAFSYLAYTFTEVGGFSAADVAWLLMVYGVGLVVGNVVGGRAADRDRDRTLMLALLGLAVTLAAFGLLAANAPACVVLVFLMGLTGFAAVPGMITRVTDHAHGAALAAGANVSASNVGNALGAWLGGLALSAGLGYRAPLFVGSGIVAVSVVVMAVAAYANRLREIP; this is encoded by the coding sequence ATGAGCCAATTCAGGGTCGAGGTACGGACGTTCCGCCGCAAACCCACCGGACGGCTGCCGCCCGGTCTCGTCGCGCTGGCCCTCGGCGGCTTCGGCATCGGGCTGACCGAGTTCCTGATCGCCGGACTGCTGCCGCAGGTGGCCTCGGACTTCGCCGTGTCGGAGGCGGCGGCGGGGCGGCTGATCTCCGGATACGCGCTGAGTGTCGCGGTCGGCGCGATCGTCCTCACGGCGGCGACGGCGCGCCTGCCCCGCAAGTGGGTCCTGCTCGGTCTGGTGGCGTTGTTCGTCATCGGCAATCTGCTGTGCGCCGTCGCGCCGGACTATCCGGTGATGATGCTGGGGCGGATCGTCGCGGCCCTGTGCCACGGCTCGTTCTTCGGCATCGGCTCACTGGTCGCCCGCGGCCTTGTCGCGCCGGAGCGCAAGTCCCGCGCGGTGGCGGTCATGTTCGCCGGACTGACCCTGGCGAACGTGCTGGGCGTGCCGTTCGGCGCGCTGGTCGGTGAACGCTGGGGCTGGCGGTCGGCGTTCTGGGCGGTGACGGCGGTCGGCGTGCTGGCGTTGGCGGGGATCGCGGCCCTGGTGCCCACGGCTGCCCGCGGGGATGGTGCGGAGCCGGCGCCCACCGCTGCCCGCGGGGATGGTGCGGAGCCGGCGCCCACCGCTGCCGGCGAGGGCCGCGCGGAGCCGGTGCTCAGGGCTGTCGGCGGGGACGGTGTGGAGCCGGTGCCCACGGCTGTCGGAGAGGGCCGCGCGGAGCCGGTGCTCAGGGCTGCTGGCGGGGACGGTGTGGAGCCGGTGCTCAGGGCTGCTGGCGGGGACGGTGTGGAGCCGGTGCTCAGGGCTGCTGGCGGGGACGGTGTGGAGCCGGTGCTCAGGGCTGCTGGCGGGGACGGTGTGGAGCCGGTGCTCAGGGCTGCTGGCGGGGACGGTGTGGAGCCGGTTCCCACGGCTGCCGGCGAGGGCCGCGCGGAGCCGGTGCCGCCCATCGGCCTGCGCGACCAGCTCCGCGCCTTCCGCTCCTGGCAGGTCTGGCTGACCCTGACGGCCACAGCACTCGGCTACGGCGGGATGTTCGGCGCGTTCAGCTATCTCGCCTACACGTTCACCGAGGTCGGCGGCTTCTCGGCGGCGGACGTCGCCTGGCTGCTGATGGTGTACGGCGTCGGCCTCGTCGTCGGGAACGTGGTCGGCGGGCGAGCGGCCGACCGCGATCGCGACCGCACCCTGATGCTCGCGCTCCTCGGACTGGCCGTCACCCTGGCCGCGTTCGGCCTGCTGGCCGCCAACGCCCCCGCCTGCGTCGTCCTGGTCTTCCTGATGGGGCTGACCGGGTTCGCCGCCGTCCCCGGCATGATCACCCGCGTCACCGATCACGCCCACGGCGCGGCCCTCGCGGCCGGCGCCAACGTGTCCGCGTCCAATGTCGGCAACGCCCTCGGCGCCTGGCTCGGCGGACTCGCCCTCTCGGCGGGACTGGGGTACCGGGCACCGCTCTTCGTCGGCTCCGGAATCGTCGCGGTCTCCGTCGTGGTGATGGCGGTCGCGGCGTACGCGAACCGTCTTCGAGAAATTCCTTGA
- a CDS encoding IclR family transcriptional regulator: MEHTQTNDGSTDPGDDDSPRLVGSDRVLAVLKQLAHYPDGVGLEELTRVIGSPKPTVHRALGALRRAGLADQDVRGRYVLGDEFLRMAFAHHEARPDHVRVRPLLRTLAARFGETAHYAVLDGREVVYRAKVDPPTGAVRLTSTVGGRNPAHATGVGKLLLAHELDTLDAVRHWIGRTPLERRTPHTRCTAEDLHRDLEGIRRRGYAVDDQENEPGVNCLAVPVYATSPAVPSGAVSVSALTYRTPSQTLVDAVDEIRATLGPLSAPHPPVSPLMPRTPGD, from the coding sequence ATGGAGCATACGCAGACGAACGACGGCTCGACAGACCCCGGCGACGACGACTCCCCACGCCTGGTGGGCTCGGACCGTGTGCTCGCCGTCCTCAAACAACTCGCCCACTACCCCGACGGCGTCGGCCTCGAAGAGCTGACCCGAGTGATCGGCAGCCCCAAACCGACCGTGCACCGGGCACTGGGCGCCCTGCGCCGAGCCGGACTCGCGGACCAGGACGTCCGAGGCCGCTATGTGCTCGGCGACGAGTTCCTGCGCATGGCCTTCGCCCACCACGAGGCCCGTCCGGACCACGTTCGCGTCCGCCCCCTGCTGCGGACGCTCGCCGCGCGCTTCGGCGAGACCGCCCACTACGCGGTCCTCGACGGACGCGAGGTCGTCTACCGCGCCAAGGTCGACCCGCCCACCGGCGCCGTCCGCCTCACCTCCACCGTGGGCGGCCGCAATCCGGCCCACGCGACCGGCGTCGGAAAGCTGCTGCTCGCCCACGAGTTGGACACGCTCGACGCCGTACGACACTGGATCGGCCGCACGCCACTGGAACGCCGCACGCCACACACCCGGTGCACGGCCGAGGACCTGCACCGCGACCTGGAAGGCATCCGGCGGCGCGGCTACGCCGTGGACGACCAGGAGAACGAGCCCGGCGTCAACTGCCTCGCCGTACCCGTCTACGCCACCTCACCGGCCGTGCCGTCCGGAGCCGTGAGCGTCAGTGCCCTCACCTACCGAACCCCCTCGCAGACCCTGGTCGACGCCGTCGACGAGATCCGCGCCACCCTCGGCCCCCTGAGCGCACCGCATCCACCGGTGAGCCCCCTCATGCCCCGAACCCCTGGAGACTGA
- a CDS encoding GlcG/HbpS family heme-binding protein, which produces MNAVQPQHKKVSRRARVALGGAVLGAVALAGFGAVSANASAPAAAPVAAASAPAKATTTSTHLTIDAATRAAQAALDAAEKENQRVTVAVVDRNGNTLVTLRGDGAGPQSYESAERKAYTAVSWNAPTSELAERLKQAPNLKDIPGTLFLAGGVPVTAQNAPIAGIGVAGAPSGALDEKFAQAGAEAVAAGR; this is translated from the coding sequence ATGAACGCCGTGCAGCCCCAGCACAAGAAGGTCTCCCGCCGCGCCCGTGTCGCCCTCGGCGGTGCCGTGCTCGGCGCCGTCGCCCTCGCGGGCTTCGGCGCGGTCTCCGCCAACGCCTCCGCACCGGCCGCCGCGCCCGTCGCCGCGGCCTCCGCCCCGGCCAAGGCCACCACCACGTCCACCCATCTGACGATCGACGCCGCCACCCGCGCCGCCCAGGCCGCGCTGGACGCCGCCGAGAAGGAGAACCAGCGGGTCACGGTCGCCGTCGTCGACCGCAACGGCAACACGCTCGTCACCCTGCGCGGCGACGGCGCCGGCCCCCAGTCCTACGAGTCCGCCGAGCGCAAGGCCTACACCGCGGTCTCCTGGAACGCCCCCACCTCGGAACTGGCCGAGCGCCTGAAGCAGGCCCCGAACCTGAAGGACATCCCCGGCACCCTGTTCCTGGCCGGCGGCGTCCCGGTCACCGCCCAGAACGCGCCGATCGCCGGTATCGGCGTCGCGGGCGCCCCGTCCGGCGCGCTGGACGAGAAGTTCGCGCAGGCGGGCGCGGAGGCGGTGGCCGCCGGCCGCTGA
- a CDS encoding dihydrofolate reductase family protein — translation MSNPTARKVTANISLTLDGRFNGPGGPGDLGAIVPYAITEVARNHLTRLHENATTVLLGRRNAEGFLGFWPSVAEDDNADPRDRGYAKWLVDTEKVVLSTTLTEAPWSRARVVNAPTADVVAGLKADGEGDILINSSASVIKAALAADLLDRLYLIVCPEIAGGGERLFDDGLPASKWTLTHREIGESGEMALTYDRVR, via the coding sequence ATGAGCAACCCGACCGCACGCAAGGTCACCGCGAACATCAGCCTCACCCTCGACGGACGGTTCAACGGCCCCGGCGGGCCCGGCGACCTCGGCGCGATCGTCCCGTACGCGATCACCGAGGTGGCGCGGAACCACCTCACCCGTCTCCACGAGAACGCGACGACCGTGCTCCTCGGCCGCCGCAACGCCGAGGGCTTCCTCGGGTTCTGGCCGTCGGTCGCCGAGGACGACAACGCCGACCCGCGCGACCGCGGATACGCGAAGTGGCTGGTCGACACCGAGAAGGTGGTCCTGTCGACCACACTGACCGAAGCGCCGTGGAGCCGCGCCCGCGTGGTGAACGCCCCCACCGCGGACGTCGTCGCCGGCCTCAAGGCCGACGGCGAGGGCGACATCCTCATCAACAGCAGCGCGAGCGTCATCAAGGCCGCCCTCGCGGCCGACCTGCTCGACCGGCTCTATCTGATCGTCTGCCCCGAGATCGCCGGGGGCGGGGAGCGGCTGTTCGACGACGGCCTGCCGGCCTCGAAGTGGACGCTCACCCACCGGGAGATCGGCGAGTCGGGCGAGATGGCCCTGACCTACGACCGGGTGCGCTGA
- a CDS encoding RNA polymerase sigma factor has protein sequence MEDALSTDIDTDVDRADHVATSTAPLPGIELAEALHHEQYPALVRFLLFQGASWAEAQDAAQDAFTQMCAPGLSITHPRAWLRRVAWRSWVSQQVNPEDACAEMPEPETHLRWQTPAHAAELEEEERGVMALLLLLPAKQRAALAWHLDGFTTEESARAMGTTQAAVRQNLARARAALREGLRLEGRFDDERRAT, from the coding sequence ATGGAGGACGCGCTCAGCACTGACATCGACACCGACGTCGATCGCGCCGACCACGTCGCGACCAGCACGGCCCCGCTGCCCGGCATCGAACTCGCCGAGGCGCTGCACCACGAGCAGTATCCGGCGCTGGTCCGCTTCCTGCTGTTCCAGGGCGCCTCCTGGGCCGAGGCGCAGGACGCCGCGCAGGACGCCTTCACGCAGATGTGCGCGCCGGGTCTGTCGATCACCCACCCGCGCGCCTGGCTGCGCAGGGTGGCCTGGCGGTCCTGGGTGAGCCAGCAGGTCAACCCCGAGGACGCCTGCGCGGAGATGCCCGAGCCCGAGACCCATCTGCGCTGGCAGACCCCGGCCCACGCGGCCGAGCTGGAGGAGGAGGAACGCGGGGTGATGGCCCTGCTGCTCCTCCTGCCGGCCAAGCAACGGGCCGCCCTGGCCTGGCACTTGGACGGTTTCACCACCGAGGAGAGCGCCCGCGCGATGGGCACGACACAGGCGGCCGTACGCCAGAACCTGGCCCGGGCCAGGGCGGCCCTCAGGGAAGGGCTGCGCCTGGAAGGCCGCTTCGACGACGAGAGGAGGGCGACGTGA
- a CDS encoding metalloregulator ArsR/SmtB family transcription factor has translation MERIAAALGDGARWRIVELLVERPRSVGELAELTGLRQPQTTKHLQTLARAGLVTVFPLGQRRVYAVETAPLAALERRLRDLVETAGAHAGERDVIARYRAAIEAETAAADRERWADGRTFSFERVLPAPRDRVWRHWTDVDLLASWWAPPPMTITECVLEPRPGGRAVLEYRDAEGRYRSEGRVHTAIEHAHLVFDLAVLDAAGAVSFTGHYDLSLADVPDGTRLRLDLRITDTTVEAAPYIAGIGTGWERVLDNLADTVGAAHITKDTTDARTKG, from the coding sequence ATGGAGCGGATCGCAGCAGCACTGGGAGACGGAGCGCGGTGGCGCATCGTCGAACTCCTCGTCGAGCGCCCCCGGTCCGTCGGTGAACTGGCGGAGCTGACCGGGTTGCGCCAGCCACAGACCACCAAGCACCTTCAGACCCTCGCCCGGGCCGGCCTCGTGACGGTCTTCCCGCTGGGGCAACGCCGGGTCTACGCGGTCGAGACCGCCCCCCTGGCGGCGCTGGAGCGACGGCTGCGGGACCTGGTCGAGACCGCCGGGGCGCACGCGGGCGAGCGAGATGTCATCGCGCGCTATCGCGCCGCCATCGAGGCGGAGACCGCGGCGGCGGACCGGGAGCGGTGGGCGGACGGGCGTACGTTCTCGTTCGAGCGTGTGCTCCCCGCGCCCCGGGATCGCGTGTGGCGGCACTGGACCGACGTGGACCTCCTCGCGTCCTGGTGGGCACCGCCGCCGATGACGATCACCGAGTGCGTCCTGGAGCCGCGGCCGGGCGGCAGGGCCGTCCTCGAGTACCGGGACGCCGAAGGGCGCTACCGCTCCGAGGGGCGGGTCCATACGGCGATCGAACACGCGCACCTCGTGTTCGACCTGGCGGTGCTGGACGCCGCGGGCGCGGTCTCGTTCACCGGCCACTACGACCTGAGCCTCGCCGACGTCCCCGACGGGACACGGCTCCGGCTCGACCTCCGCATCACCGACACGACCGTCGAAGCGGCCCCCTACATCGCCGGCATCGGAACCGGCTGGGAGCGGGTGCTCGACAACCTCGCCGACACCGTCGGCGCAGCGCACATCACCAAGGACACGACCGACGCACGTACCAAGGGATAA
- a CDS encoding cysteine hydrolase family protein, whose product MTRALIVIDVQESFRARPLWETISDPKITDKVNRLVRLAREAGEPVVWVLHSEPGSADVFDPALGHVRLMEELERRDGEPLLHKTSHNAFTTTNLQQLLTERGIRELTVCGIRTEQCVETTARLASDLGYGVTFVIDATATNPIPHRDAPADLSGAELLADPRTLPADEVIRRTEYALAGRFATIATVDGLEAAARRPA is encoded by the coding sequence ATGACCCGAGCCCTGATCGTCATCGATGTCCAGGAGTCCTTCCGCGCCCGGCCGCTGTGGGAGACCATCTCCGACCCGAAGATCACCGACAAGGTGAACCGGCTGGTCCGGCTGGCCCGCGAGGCGGGGGAGCCGGTGGTGTGGGTGCTCCACTCGGAGCCCGGCAGCGCCGATGTCTTCGACCCGGCCCTCGGCCACGTCCGGCTGATGGAGGAGCTGGAGCGGCGGGACGGCGAGCCGCTCCTCCACAAGACCTCGCACAACGCGTTCACCACCACCAACCTCCAGCAGCTGCTGACCGAGCGGGGCATCCGCGAACTCACCGTCTGCGGCATCCGCACCGAGCAGTGCGTGGAGACCACCGCGCGCCTCGCGAGCGACCTCGGCTACGGCGTCACGTTCGTGATCGACGCGACCGCGACCAACCCGATTCCGCACCGCGACGCCCCCGCCGACCTGAGCGGCGCCGAACTGCTCGCCGACCCGCGCACCCTGCCCGCCGACGAGGTGATCCGCCGTACCGAGTACGCGCTCGCCGGACGCTTCGCCACCATCGCCACCGTCGACGGCCTTGAAGCCGCGGCCCGACGTCCGGCATGA